One Saccharomyces eubayanus strain FM1318 chromosome VIII, whole genome shotgun sequence genomic window carries:
- the PDE2 gene encoding 3',5'-cyclic-nucleotide phosphodiesterase PDE2 yields the protein MSTLFLIGMHEIEKSETIARNEDLFDRIVELQDLDSLMINLYKDRVSPFPNAHNFETGVSLVLYDPSKLQLPVRQLDVLFKRFFPSFNISAIDHTHEENLQPLKSIGRENSICGNRITRINHWMYHHHDDTSDGFTKANFSTNNENTLPSQACQANIYTLLLHLNYSKAQHLQKASVPRLIRNIEFMSFLSEPIEKLSQDKSYYWNILSTWKFCALSLSTQELIWCGFTLIKKLSKDANVLIADNKLLLLLFTLESSYHQVNKFHNFRHAIDVMQATWQLCTYLLPDNPVHTLLLCMAAIGHDVGHPGTNNQLLCNCESEVAESFKNVSILENFHRELFQQLLSDHWPQLLAISKKQFDFISEAILATDMALHSKYEDRITREKPMKQITLISLIIKAADISNVTRPLSISARWAYLITLEFGDCALLESFHKDHRPEQDCFGDSYKNIDTAEEDLDSIQNMLTSVTNADDIIKEHPYIPNGQIFFINTFAEVFFKALSQKFPNLKFLSENVEANKEYWMKHTNKKQK from the coding sequence ATGTCTaccctttttttgataGGAATGCATGAGATTGAAAAGTCCGAAACAATTGCACGGAATGAAGACTTATTTGATAGAATAGTTGAGCTTCAAGACTTGGACTCTTTAATGATCAATTTGTATAAGGATAGGGTCTCGCCTTTCCCCAACGCTCATAATTTTGAGACTGGCGTGTCCTTGGTTCTGTATGATCCTTCTAAACTCCAATTACCTGTGCGGCAATTGGATGTTTTGTTCAAGCGATTTTTCCCATCTTTTAATATTAGCGCGATAGATCATACACACGAGGAGAATCTACAGCCTCTTAAAAGCATTGGACGTGAAAATAGCATCTGCGGTAACAGGATAACAAGGATCAATCATTGGATGTATCATCACCATGACGACACTTCAGACGGTTTTACCAAAGCAAATTTCAGTAcgaataatgaaaataccCTGCCATCTCAAGCATGCCAAGCAAATATCTATACATTATTATTGCATCTGAACTATTCCAAAGCACAACATTTACAAAAGGCATCTGTGCCAAGGTTGATACGGAACATCGAGTTCATGTCTTTCTTATCGGAGCCAATAGAAAAACTTTCTCAGGACAAATCGTATTACTGGAACATTTTATCGACTTGGAAATTTTGTGCTTTATCGTTAAGCACTCAAGAATTGATTTGGTGCGGGTTCACACTTATCAAAAAGTTATCTAAAGATGCAAACGTACTCATTGCAGATAACAAACTtctactattattatttactttGGAGTCGTCCTACCACCAAGTTAACAAATTCCATAATTTCAGGCATGCCATTGATGTTATGCAAGCCACATGGCAATTGTGTACATATCTTCTTCCGGATAACCCTGTGCATACGTTGTTATTGTGTATGGCTGCCATTGGTCATGATGTTGGTCATCCAGGGACAAATAACCAGTTGTTGTGTAACTGTGAATCGGAGGTTGCcgaaagtttcaaaaatgtttcCATCCTGGAAAATTTCCATAGGGAATTATTTCAACAATTATTATCAGATCATTGGCCTCAACTGTTAGCTATTTCGAAGAAACAATTTGATTTCATCTCCGAGGCCATTTTAGCGACTGATATGGCATTGCATTCTAAATATGAGGATAGAATAACGCGCGAAAAGCCAATGAAACAAATTACTTTAATATCTTTAATAATCAAAGCTGCTGACATATCAAATGTGACAAGACCATTGTCTATATCAGCACGTTGGGCATACCTAATTACCTTAGAATTCGGTGACTGTGCTCTTTTGGAATCATTTCATAAAGATCATCGTCCAGAGCAGGATTGCTTTGGTGATTCATATAAGAACATTGATACtgcagaagaagatttggactccattcaaaatatgTTAACAAGTGTGACTAATGCTGATGACATTATTAAAGAACACCCGTATATTCCCAATGgccaaatatttttcatcaatacGTTCGCTgaagtattttttaaagcattaagtcaaaaatttccaaatttgaaatttctaaGCGAAAACGTTGAAGCCAATAAAGAGTATTGGATGAAACACacaaacaagaaacaaaaatag
- the PRT1 gene encoding translation initiation factor eIF3 core subunit b → MATETFEDIKLEDIPVDDIDFSDLEEQFEVTEEFNFDQYIVVNGAPVIPSSKVPVLKKALNSLFSKAGKVVDMDFPIDEATGKTKGFLFVECGSVNDAKKIIKSFHGKRLDLKHRLFLYTMKDVERYNSDDFETEFKEPEMPSFVPSSSLKSWLLDDKVRDQFVLQDDVKTSVFWNSMFNEEDSLVESRENWSTNYVRFSPKGTYLFSYHQQGVTAWGGPNFDRLRRFYHPDVRNSSVSPNEKYLVTFSTDPIMVEEGNEFSPFTKKNEGHQLCIWDIATGLLMATFPVIQSEYLKWPLVRWSYNDKYCARMVGDSLIVHDATKNFMPLEAKALKTTGIRDFSFAPEGVKLQPFRNGDEPSVLLAYWTPETNNSACTATIVEVPRGRVLKTVNLVQVSNVTLHWQNQAEFLCFNVERHTKSGKTQFSNLQICRLTERDIPVEKVELKDSVFEFAWEPRGNRFVTISIHEVVDMNYAIPANTIRFYAPEAKEKTAKNVIKRWDLVKEVPKTFANTISWSPAGRFVVVGALVGPNMRRSDLQFYDMDYPGEKNINDNDDVSASLKDVGHPTYSAATNITWDPSGRYVTAWSSSLKHKVEHGYKIFNVAGNMVKEDVIGGFKNFAWRPRPVSILPNSEKKKVRKNLREWSAQFEEQDAMEADTAMRDLILHQRELLKQWNEYREKIGQEMEKSMNFKIFDIQPENASDDFITIEEIVEEVIEETKEKVE, encoded by the coding sequence ATGGCTACCGAAACATTTGAAGATATCAAGCTAGAGGACATTCCCGTCGATGACATTGACTTTTCCGATTTAGAAGAACAGTTCGAAGTTACTGAAGAATTCAATTTCGATCAATACATCGTGGTCAATGGTGCCCCAGTCATTCCGTCTTCCAAAGTTCctgttttgaagaaggcgTTGAACTCTTTGTTCTCCAAGGCTGGTAAAGTTGTCGACATGGACTTCCCAATTGATGAAGCCACCGGTAAAACCAAAGGCTTTCTTTTCGTGGAATGTGGATCTGTTAACGACGCCAAGAAAATTATTAAGAGTTTCCATGGTAAAAGATTAGACTTAAAACATCGTTTGTTCCTCTACACCATGAAGGATGTTGAAAGATATAACTCCGACGATTTCGAAACGGAATTCAAAGAACCTGAAATGCCATCTTTCGTCCCATCAAGCTCTTTGAAATCCTGGTTGTTGGATGACAAGGTCAGAGACCAATTCGTATTGCAAGATGATGTCAAAACAAGTGTTTTCTGGAACTCCATGTTCAATGAAGAGGATTCCTTAGTCGAATCTAGAGAAAATTGGTCTACCAACTACGTTAGATTTTCTCCAAAGGGTAcctatttattttcttacCACCAACAAGGTGTCACTGCATGGGGTGGTCCAAATTTTGACCGTTTGAGAAGATTTTATCATCCAGACGTAAGAAACTCCTCTGTTTCTCCAAACGAAAAGTACCTGGTCACTTTCTCCACTGACCCAATTAtggttgaagaaggaaacGAATTCTCTCCATTTactaagaaaaatgaaggTCATCAACTATGTATCTGGGATATTGCAACCGGTTTGTTGATGGCAACTTTCCCAGTGATCCAGAGCGAATATTTGAAATGGCCTTTGGTCAGATGGTCTTATAATGATAAGTACTGTGCCCGTATGGTCGGAGACAGCTTAATTGTACATGACGCTACCAAGAACTTCATGCCATTAGAAGCCAAGGCTTTGAAAACCACCGGTATTAgagatttttcttttgctccAGAAGGTGTTAAATTACAACCGTTTAGAAACGGTGATGAGCCTTCCGTTTTGTTGGCCTACTGGACGCCCGAAACCAACAACTCCGCTTGTACTGCCACTATTGTTGAAGTTCCTCGTGGTAGAGTCTTAAAGACCGTTAATTTGGTTCAAGTCTCTAACGTTACTTTGCACTGGCAAAACCAAGCCGAGTTCCTGTGCTTCAATGTGGAACGTCATACTAAATCTGGTAAGACCCAATTCAGTAACTTACAAATTTGTAGACTAACTGAAAGAGATATTCCAGTTGAAAAGGTTGAATTGAAGGATAGTgtatttgaatttgcttGGGAGCCTCGTGGAAACAGATTTGTCACAATTTCTATTCACGAAGTCGTTGATATGAATTATGCCATTCCAGCAAACACAATTAGATTCTACGCTCCAGAagctaaagaaaaaactgcCAAGAACGTTATCAAGAGGTGGGACTTGGTTAAAGAAGTTCCAAAAACTTTTGCTAATACTATTTCTTGGTCCCCAGCTGGTAGATTCGTTGTCGTTGGTGCTTTGGTCGGACCAAATATGCGTAGATCTGACTTACAATTCTACGATATGGACTACCCAGGTGAAAAGAACATCAATGACAACGACGATGTTTCTGCTTCTTTGAAGGACGTCGGCCACCCCACCTACTCTGCAGCCACCAACATCACTTGGGACCCATCCGGTAGATATGTTACCGCTTGGTCTAGTTCTTTAAAGCACAAGGTCGAACATGGttacaaaattttcaacgTTGCTGGTAACATGGTCAAAGAAGATGTCATCGGCGGGTTTAAGAACTTCGCTTGGAGACCCAGACCAGTTTCTATCTTGCCTAATTCcgaaaagaagaaggttaGAAAGAACTTGAGAGAATGGTCAGCCCAATTCGAAGAACAAGATGCAATGGAAGCTGACACTGCTATGAGAGATTTGATCTTGCACCAACGTGAATTATTGAAACAATGGAACGAATATAGAGAAAAGATTGGacaagaaatggaaaaatccATGAACTTTAAGATCTTTGACATCCAACCAGAAAACGCCAGTGATGATTTCATCACTATCGAGgaaattgttgaagaagtcATTGAggaaaccaaagaaaaggtcGAATAG
- the PRE10 gene encoding proteasome core particle subunit alpha 7 — protein MTSIGTGYDLSNSVFSPDGRNFQVEYAVKAVENGTTSIGIKCEDGVVFAVEKLITSKLLVPQKNAKIQVIDRHIGCVYSGLIPDGRHLVNRGREEAASFKKLYKTPIPIPAFADRLGQYVQAHTLYNSVRPFGVSTIFGGVDKDGAHLYMLEPSGSYWGYKGAATGKGRQSAKAELEKLVDQHTEALTARDAVKQAARIIYLAHEDNKEKDFELEVSWCSLSETNGLHKFVKGDLLQEAIDFAQKELNGDDDDDNDDSDNVMSSDDENAPAATSANANATTDQEGDIHLE, from the coding sequence ATGACTTCAATCGGTACCGGTTACGATCTTTCGAATAGTGTTTTCTCCCCCGACGGTAGGAATTTCCAAGTGGAGTATGCTGTCAAAGCCGTCGAGAATGGTACGACCTCAATTGGTATCAAGTGTGAAGATGGTGTAGTATTTGCCGTAGAAAAGCTAATTACTTCCAAACTGTTGGTCCCACAGAAAAACGCCAAGATCCAAGTCATAGATCGCCATATTGGTTGCGTGTACTCGGGCTTGATCCCAGATGGTAGACATCTGGTCAATCGGGGCCGTGAAGAAGCGGCCAGCTTCAAGAAGCTGTACAAAACGCCCATTCCAATCCCTGCCTTTGCTGATCGTTTGGGTCAATACGTGCAAGCGCACACTTTATACAATAGTGTCAGACCATTTGGGGTAAGTACCATATTTGGTGGTGTAGATAAAGATGGCGCCCACCTTTACATGTTGGAGCCAAGCGGCTCATATTGGGGGTATAAGGGTGCCGCCACAGGTAAAGGCAGGCAATCTGCAAAGGCTGAACTGGAGAAGTTAGTCGATCAACACACCGAGGCCCTTACAGCAAGGGACGCTGTTAAGCAAGCTGCaagaatcatttatttgGCACACGAAGATAACAAGGAAAAGGACTTTGAATTGGAAGTAAGTTGGTGTTCGCTATCGGAAACAAACGGTCTCCACAAGTTTGTCAAGGGTGATTTGCTGCAAGAAGCGATTGATTTCGCTCAAAAGGAGCTTAACGgtgacgacgacgacgacaaTGATGATAGCGATAATGTCATGTCTAGTGACGATGAAAACGCGCCAGCAGCTACGAGCGCAAACGCAAACGCTACAACTGACCAAGAGGGTGACATTCACCTAGAATAG
- the FLR1 gene encoding Flr1p, translated as MVYTASYRHTVFVDLLEHLGVVSNTETLQSAREGEVDQSESTDTKVTKPGYDIESDPGSSSSECRTSLSASSQMEKNDAFLVDWNGESDPENPQNWPLLKKSMVVSQIMILTCVTYMGSSIYTPGQEYIQSEFKVGHVVATLNLSMYVLGYGLGPIIFSPLSEIARFGRLYIYMITLFFFMIFQIGCATVHNIGGLIVMRFISGVLCSPSLATGGGTVADIISPEFVPLVLGMWSAGAVAAPVLAPLLGAAMVEAENWRYIFWLLMWLSAATLVVLVFFFPETQHYNILYRRALKLRKETGDDRYYTEQDKLDRQIDGKTFLANTLYRPFKMIIKEPALLAFDLYIAVAYGCFYLFFEAFPIVFVGIYHFTLVEVGVAYMGFCVGCVLAYILFAILNMRIIVPRFKNGTFTPEVFLIVAMSVCWCLPLALFLFGWTAKVHWILPIISEVFFVIAVFNIFQATFAYLATCYPKYVASVFAGNSFCRSLFACAFPLFGKAMYDNLATKNYPVAWGSSLVGFFTLALAAIPFVLYKYGPALRAKSAYTD; from the coding sequence ATGGTATATACTGCAAGCTATAGACACACTGTTTTCGTTGATCTCTTAGAGCACTTAGGTGTAGTTTCCAATACGGAAACTCTACAAAGTGCCCGTGAGGGTGAAGTCGATCAATCAGAATCTACTGACACAAAGGTCACTAAACCTGGGTACGATATAGAATCAGACCCCGGCTCATCCAGTTCCGAGTGCCGCACCAGTTTAAGTGCTAGCTCACAAATGGAGAAAAATGACGCCTTCCTAGTCGATTGGAATGGTGAGTCTGACCCTGAAAACCCGCAAAATTGGCCGCTTCTCAAGAAATCAATGGTGGTGTCGCAGATCATGATACTTACTTGCGTAACGTACATGGGGTCATCCATTTACACCCCTGGTCAAGAGTATATTCAAAGTGAATTCAAAGTCGGTCACGTGGTGGCGACTCTAAATCTTTCCATGTACGTCCTTGGCTATGGGTTAGGCCCCATCATATTCTCACCGCTATCAGAGATTGCCCGGTTTGGCCGTCTTTATATCTATATGATaactttgttcttcttcatgaTCTTTCAAATCGGTTGTGCCACTGTGCATAACATTGGCGGCTTGATCGTTATGCGTTTCATCAGTGGTGTATTGTGCAGTCCATCTTTGGCCACTGGTGGCGGTACAGTGGCAGATATCATCTCGCCAGAATTTGTTCCATTGGTCTTGGGTATGTGGTCAGCCGGTGCCGTCGCTGCGCCGGTCTTGGCTCCCCTATTAGGTGCTGCTATGGTTGAAGCTGAGAATTGGAGATAcattttttggttgttgATGTGGTTAAGCGCTGCTACTTTAGTCGTGTTagtgtttttcttccctGAAACGCAGCATTATAATATTTTGTATCGTCGTGCTCTGAAATTGAGAAAGGAAACGGGCGATGATAGATACTACACTGAACAGGATAAGTTAGATAGACAAATTGATGGAAAAACCTTTTTGGCGAATACATTATACAGACCTTTTAAGATGATTATCAAGGAACCGGCATTGCTGGCATTTGATCTCTATATCGCAGTTGCTTACGGTTGTTTCtatctattttttgaagcttTCCCTATTGTATTTGTCGGAATCTATCATTTCACTTTAGTCGAGGTAGGCGTGGCTTATATGGGCTTTTGCGTTGGCTGTGTGTTGGCTTACATTTTATTCGCTATTTTGAATATGAGAATCATTGTACCCCgtttcaaaaatggtaCCTTCACCCCGgaagtttttttgattgtaGCAATGTCTGTGTGTTGGTGTCTACCGTtagctttatttttatttggttGGACTGCCAAAGTACATTGGATCCTACCAATCATTTCAGAGGTTTTTTTCGTTATAGCTGTCTTCAATATATTCCAAGCTACTTTTGCATATTTGGCAACTTGCTATCCAAAATACGTCGCATCTGTATTTGCTGGCAATAGTTTCTGTCGGAGTTTGTTTGCTTGTGCTTTCCCATTGTTTGGTAAAGCAATGTATGACAATTTAGCTACCAAAAACTATCCAGTTGCGTGGGGCTCCAGCTTGGTGGGGTTCTTCACTTTGGCTCTAGCTGCTATCCCATTCGTACTTTATAAGTACGGCCCCGCGTTACGCGCGAAGTCTGCTTATACAGACTAA